TCTGTAGCATAAGCATAAACAGTCGTAAAATCACATTCTGTATACGGCAAAACTTTTTTTATCTTAACTGTCGCTGGAACTTCAAATTTCCCTTTACTAATTTTTTGCATTTTTTTGTACTCTTCTGGAAAACTTTTCTTCAATGTTTCAGTTATAATTTTCTCATCCTTAGCTGCTTCCTTTTCATAATCCACATTCACATCTGGATTATTATAGTCAAAATCTCTAAGCCTCAAAACTAAGGGTTTCCCATTCACAATATCCTTATTTTCAGGATAAAACAGCATTTCGCCATATCCAGTACCCGAGCAAGGCACCTCTGGATCACTTTTATCCCAATCCATCTTAAAAATCCCTCTTAAATTCAAAATTACACCGTTATCAGTCAATAAAATTTCTTGAGCATTAGTATTTTTTCCAAAACTAATTACAGAAATCAATAGCAAAAATACAAAAAATAAATAATTTTTAATTTTCATCTTTCCCACCTTTTTTAGAAAATTTATTATTTGTAAAAATTATAATTTTTTGACAAGGGGTATTGACCCCTTGATATCATAATTTTTTTATTCAAAGAAAAAAATACTTTTTCAAAATTTAATATCCAGAACTTTTGTTTTCAGCCCCAGTTACAATCGCAATTCCAGAACTTGTTCCCAATCTTTCAGCACCCAATTCAATATATTTTTTCGCAGTCTCAAAGTCTCTCACTCCACCACTTGCCTTAACTTTAGCCTTATCTCCAACTGTTTTTTTCATAAGTTCCACATCTTCAAATGTAGCCCCTCCAGTTCCAAAACCTGTCGAAGTTTTCACAAAATCAGCATTCGCATTAACAGCCAATTCACACGCCTTCACTTTTTCCTCATCAGTCAAATAGCAAGTTTCAATAATCACTTTCAAGATATTTTTCCCAATCGCTTCCTTAATTCTTCTAATTTCGTTTTCCACCAATTCATAATCCTTATCTTTCAATGCTCCAACATTAATAACCATATCAATTTCTGAAGCACCATCTTCAATCGCCTTTTTCGCCTCGAATACCTTTACATCAGTCGCCATAGCCCCCAAAGGAAACCCAACTACTGCTGCAACCTTTACATCACTATCCTTAACTTGACTAAAAGCATACTCAACATTTGCCCCATTTACACAAACTGAATAAAATCCATATTCCCTCGCTTCATCGCACAATTTTTTTATATCTTCTCTTGTAGCACTCGCCTTCAAAATTGTGTGATCGATAAATTTGCTTATTTTCATCATTACCATTCCCTTCTTTAATTTTTTATTTATTGTTTTTATTCTACTTAAGTATACCTACTTTTTTTCTTTTAGCAACACTATTTTATATAACAAAAAATACTGAAAAATATTATTTTTAATCAATATTGTTCTTTACAATTATTCAATTTTTACGGTTAGCTTATTTTACTAAAAATTCTATCAAATTTACATGCTTTATCCCATTTCTTGACATATCAAATTCATCCATCGACAGCACATATTTTGGATAATTGTCTTTAATATTTTCTAAAACTGAAAATTCTCTTTCTTTTGTATCTTCTGATGCCAGTAGATAACTCACCTGAATATATATTGTTTCATCATTTTTTTTACAGACAAAATCTACTTCAAGATTATCTACCTTTCCAATTTTTACATTATATCCTCTTCTTAACATTTCAAAGTACACAATATTTTCCAGTACTTGATTTATATCTTTTTGATTATTTTCCATTATTGCTTCCCTTATTCCATGATCAGCTATGTAATATTTTTCATTCACATTCAATATCTTCTTTCCTAATAAATCATTTCTAGCAACTCGGTAAACTAAAAATGCCTCTTCACATGCTTTTATATAGTTTAGTATTGTCTCTGTTGCAACTTTTCTATTCTCGCTTTTAAAAAATTTAGAAATTGATGTTGCTGAAAATGTATTTCCAATATTCATAACAACATAATTTATTATTCTTTCAAGCAAATCTGTATCTCTAATATTATTTCTCTGGGTAATATCCTTTAATATAATGGAAGCATACAAATCCTGTAAATATTGCATACTTGCTTCAAAATTATAATCCAAATTATGAAGAAACGGCATTCCTCCAAATTTTATATAGTCTTGAAATGCTTCTTTTAAATCTATTTCTTTATTTTTCTCTTTCATAATTTCAAAAAATTCTTTAAATGAAAACGGATACACAACAAATTCAATATATCTCCCAGCCAGATATGTCGAAAGTTCCCCTGAAAGCAGCTTGGCGTTTGAACCTGTGATATAAATATCAAAATTAAAGTCTTCATCCACCCTCAAAGAGTTCACACATCTTTCCCATTCTTCCACTTCTTGAATCTCATCTAAAAAAATATAGTAGCTCTTATATTTATCATCAACCTTATTTAAAATAAAATCATACAATCTCTCATAATTTTTTAGATTTCTATATTTCAAATTTTCAAAATTAATATAAATAAACTGATTTTCATTTATTCCTCTATTCTTTAATTCCTCCATTAAAAGCTTCAACATAACCGATTTTCCGCTTCTTCTTATTCCTGTCAAAACCTTTATCACATCTTTATCAATAAAAGGTACTATTTGTTTTATATACTCATCTCTTTTTAACATCTTATCACCTCTTTTCAATTATAACTTACAAAAAAATAAAAATCAATATTTTTATCAGTTATATCTAACAAAAATATCTTTTTTTATAATTTTATCAGTTATAACTTAGTAAATAAATACGAAAATTTAAAAAGATTAGCTTTCACTTTATGCAAAAACTAATCCTTATTTAACTCATTAAAATTCATAATGTGTCCACATACTAATAATATTTATCCTTTTTTCTTTCTCAATAACTTCATAAACAAGTCTATGCTGTTTATTAATTCTCCTTGAATAATATCCCTTCAAATCTTTAGTTAAAATCTCGTAAGATGGTGGCGTTTGAAAAGGATTTTTCTTTATAAGATTTATCAATTTATCTACATTATTTTTTAATGCTGGAAATTGTTTTATTTTCTCCTTGTCTTTATTAGCTTTCTTTAAAATATAAATCTTATATTCTTCTACCATTCAAAAACCTCATAATCTTCATCAGTAGCATTCTTTGCAGTTTCAATCTTTTCTTTCATATTTGGATCCGATAATAAGTATAAAGTTTCTAATAAACCGTTATATTCAGCTTCACTAATAATAATTGCATTTCCTTTTTTTGTATTCACATTAATAACATCATTATAGTCAATCGCTAATTCTAAATAAGAAAATAAATTTTTTCTCAAATTAGTTGCATTTGTATTTGTCACAAAAATCACTCCTTTCACCTATGTACATAATACAGTACATAAATAAAAAAGTCAAGATTTTTTTCATATTACAAAACCTTATCTTTCAAATACTTCCACAATACAACCATCAAAGCCACCATTATCACAAAAATTATTCCAAGTGCAAAAAATCCTTTGTCTTGAAGCGGCAACTTCACATTCATTCCATAAAATCCAAAAATCATATTTGGAACTGTGATTAGTATTGTCGCCGCTGCCAAAACTTTCATTGTAATATTCATATTATTTCCAATATATGAAGAGTATGTTTCCCGTGTTGTTTTACAAATTTCACAATACGAAGACGACAAATCAAGTGTAAAATTTATTTCTTGTAAAATTCTCGTCATGTATTCCTCAAATTGCTGAAATTGCTCATCTTCTTTCAAATTCTCAACAACATAATCCAAGTTTCTCATTGCAATATTGTAAACATAAAAACCCTGCTCCACTTCCGAAAGTGAAATCAGTTTCTCATTACTTTGCTGCTCCCTCAAAACCGTTTCAATCTTGTCGTGTTCTCCAATTAAAATTCGTACATATTTATACAAACTTTGAGAAATTTTATGAAGCATATTTAGAAAAAAACGATTTTCCTCAAGAATGTCATCTCTCAATTCAGCATATTCTTCAACAAAATCATAAAAATCTTCAAAATAGTCATCATCTAAAATGACAACCCTATCCTCCCTCATACAAATTACAATTGGATTAATCTCATAAGATGTAACCTCTTTATCTATCACAGGTTTCTTCACAGTCGGATAATATAATTTATAAATTTCCCAGTCTGATTTTGAAATTCTCGGAGTAAAAGTTTCTTCATCAATTACATTTTTTATCTTTTCTTCATCCATCTCCAATCTTTCAGACACAATTCTATAATCTTCATCTTTCAAATTATATACATACGAAATTGTTTTCCCACTTTTTGTATCTATTCTTTTTATCATAGCAACCTTCCTTGATTATTCCTAAAATTTTTTACTTTAATCAATAAATTATATCAAAAAACAGCGGCTATTTCAATTTTCAAAAAATTTTTTTAAACTAAATTTCATACAAAATTTTAAATTATACTAAAAAAATCACAATCAAATCAATAATCGTGATTTTTTTATCTTTAAATATTTTTAATAAAAAGATTATCCCTTATTGTTCTCTTCTTCACCTTCTTTTCCTTTTCTAACGACATCATCTTTTTTAATACTATCCAGCACTTTTCCGCCCAAAAATCCTGCAAGCAGCGATTTTATATCAATGCCTGCTCCATCAGAAATTCCATCATTGATTTTTCCGATACTTTGAGTGATGTCAGAAATCAATTTGCTTGTATTTCCGTCTCCGTACATTGTTATTTTATCAATATTGTTTAATGGCGCTGCCACATTTTTTGCAACTTCAGGAAGTGCTTTAAAGTACATTTCTGCAACTGCTGCTTCTCCATATTTTTTCATTGCTTCCGCTTTTTTATCAAGTCCTTCTGCTTCTGCTAATAATGCTTCTTTTTTACCTCTAGCTTCTGCAAGCAACATTTTTTCTTTTGCACCAGCTTCAGCGTTACCTCTAGCTTCTATTCCTTCAGCCTCTGCTAACATTTTAATTTTTACTGCATTTGCTTCTGCTTCCGCCTGAATTTTCTTTGCCTCTGCCTCTGCCAAAGCCTGTAATTTTATTCCTTCAGCTTGTCTTTGCCGTTTATAAAGTTCAGCATCTGCTTGTCTTTGTTCTTCAACTAATCTTGCTTCAGCGTCTTTTGTCATATTGTACAATTTTGCATCGGCTTTTATTTGCTGATCAATTTTAATTTCACTTTCAAGTTTTGCTTTATTTGCACGAATTGCTTGATCTTGCTGAGTGAAATTTGCATCTCCTATAACTTCTTCATACTCTTTACGGTTTTTTTCTTTTTGAATATCGTAAGTTATATCTGCAAGAGCTTGTTTTGTATCACTTTCTATTTTCAAATCCGCTTGTTTAATTTTCAGTGCATTTTGCTTTTCCGCAATTTCTTCCTGAGTTTTTATTTCAATATCCTGTGCTTCTTTATAAGCCTGTGCTTTCGCAATCGCAACTTCCTTTTCTGAATTGGCTTTTGCAATACTTGCATCTTTTGAAATTTTAGTTGTATTTTCAATTCCTAAGTTATCAATAACTCCCTTTTCATCAGTAAACGACTGTACATTAAACGATTTTAGCTCAAGTCCCATCTTTCTCAAATCGTCAATTACATTTTCTTCAACTTTCTGATTAAAAACTTTTCGATTTTGAACCATATCCTTTAAATTCATCTGTCCGATAATTTCTCTTAAATTACCTTCCAGAACATCTTTTATCGCATTACTCATATACTCATGATTTTTATTCAAAAAATTTTTACTTGCAATAAGCATTATCTCCTGTGCCGTTCCCACCTGCAATTTTACAATTGCATCAGCTTTTATATTAATAAAATCATTGGTAGGCACAAACTGCTTTGTATCCACATCGACAGAAAATACTGCCAAATCAAGATAATCGACTCTCTCAAAAGCTCTCACATAAAATGCAAGTCTTCCGCTAACCATTCTTTTTCTAAATCCTGAAATAAACGCCATTTTATCATTCGGCACTCTCACATAAGCAAACAATGATAAAACAAGTCCAAGAACAATTAGAATAATAAGTCCATAAAATATAATCACTCTCATCTTTTTTACTCCCTTTCAAAATTTTTTTCACTATTAGTTTACCACATAATTTTATTTAAGCAAGATTAAATATAAATTTCCTATTGTTTTTTTTATTTTTTAGGATATAATATAGTAAACTATGTGAAAAATATATCTTAATAAATGGAGTTGATTTTTATGAAAAAATTTATCTTATCGGCATTTCTTTTATTTGGAGTTTTAGGATTTTCTAGATATGTTGAAAGATGTTCTGTTACATCGAGAAACACTTGTGTAAGTGCTGATACTGGAAAAACATTTCATTTTAAAGGTGACCCTTTTGGAACATTATTTTATAACGGATATTGGACAGTTGAATTTACTGGATCAGGTTACCGTAACTTAGAATTAACTGATGTGTATTTAGCCGACTAAAAATAAAAGTTATTCAGAATGTATTTTCTATTTCTGAATAGCTTTTTTATTTTTTTATTTTACATCTTGTCAAACTAATTTACAACTTCTAAAAATATTTTTATTTATTTCTGTTATTTAATAAATTTTCTCAAATCAATATATTTATTAATCATTTTTCAAAAAAATAAATGCAAAGATAACCATAATTATGCCGTAAATATAAATTAAATATTTGAATAATCTAAAATTACATAAATTTATCAAAATAATAGTTGCAACTATAATTAAAAATGTCAACACAATTAATTGCAAAAACTGTTTTATAATTTCAATTTTCACATTTCTTCCAAAAGCGACAGGTCTTAAAACTCTATTTATAAGTGGAGTGAAACTGTTTAAAATTATTATTGCATAAAATAATACTTCGTTTTCAATTTTTTGTGACAAAAATATTGAAGTCACAAGTGCCATCATTATTCCAAAATAAATCTTTCCAATTGAAAAAACTGGAGTTGTTGGCATATCTGTTGCCATAAAAATTCCAACTAATAATATTTCTCCTATTGGAATTTTAGAAATTTCAGGGACAAAAAATGACAAAATTGACATCAATAAAAAAAAGCTCAAAGGAGTAAATAACGATATTCTTTTTTTTATTGCCAAATAAATTCCACCTAAAATTAATGCCAGTCCTGAAAAAGTTCCGATTGAGTTTGACTGACTTAAAATTAAACTATCTAAAAATTTTGTAAACGGCGAATCTAAAATATTTCTGAATATTTTTAAATTTAAAATTTGAAAATTTGTATTCGAAAGTTTAAATTTCAAAAATACTTTTTCAAAAAATATTAATACAAAAAATTTCCCAACAACTGCAGGGTTATACAAGTTTTTTCCAAGTCCGCCGTATAACATTTTTCCAAAAATAACAGCACACGCTCCGCCAAAAATTGCAAAATAATATGGCACAAAAGCTGGAAGCATCAAAGAAAATATTATTCCTGTGACCACCGCCGACAAATCTTTTATTGAATCTTTTTCTTTTTTAAAAAAAACTGCTGTGATAATTTTTTCTGTCAAAACTGTTGAGATAACTGAAATCAAGATTAATAAAAACGATTTTATTCCGCATAAAAAAATTGAAACTAAAATAGATGGAAGTAATGCCAAAATAACATCTGTCATTATTTTTTCCACAGTATCACTAGCGTAAATAAATGGAGAAAAAAATCTTTTTTTAGATTTTATATCAGAAGCAATTTTTAGCATTTTTTTTGCTTTTTCCAATAATTCTTCCGCTTCTTTTTCTTTTTTTATTTGTTTTTCTTTTTTTGAAATCTCTTTTTCTTCATTGTTTTTATTTAATTTAAAAAATTTATGTGATTTTTTTTTATTTTTTTTAGTTTTTTCTTTTTTATTATTCTCTTTTTTTAAATTGTCTTTTTCTTTTTCTTTTTCTTCTTCTTCATTTTCTATATTTTTATCAGACTTGGATCTTTTTTCACTTTCGTCTTCAAACAAAAATGTCTCTCCCCTATTTTTTTTAGATCGTATTCCTAAAATTTCTTCCATCAGCGATTTTTCATCCATAAATTAACTTTCCACCTCCAAATTAATAAGTTCAATCAAAATTTCTTTCCCATTTTTAATGCTCTCAATCAAAGGTACTCTAGCTGGACAGACATATTCACAAGCACCACACTCAATACAATTAAAAATATTTGCGTTTAGCATCTTTACATATCTTCCTTTTTCATAATATTCCGAAAACTCAAACGGAATTAAATTCATCGGACAAACTTCAACACATCTTCCACATGAAATACAATTTTTTGACTCAATTTTTTCTTCATTTAAAAATATTACTCCAGAAGTCCCTTTAATAATTGGCGTACTAGGTTCTTTCACTTTATTTCCCATCATTGGTCCGCCAAAAATAATTTTATCCGTTTTTGTGATGTTTAAAGACTCAATTATATGAACAAGTGGCGTTCCTATTCTAATTTTATAGTTTCCAGCATTTTGAACTTCTTCTCCCGAAACTGTGACAATTCTCTCAATTAGCGGTTTTCCTTCAAAAAAAGCGTCATAAATTGCTTTAATCGTTCCAACATTACTCACAATAACTCCTTTTTCAATGGTTAATTCCCCTTTTTGAATTTTTTTACCAGTAATTTTATCAATTAATAAAATTTCACTTCCTTGCGGATAATCAGCTGACAAAATTTTAATTTGCAAATCTATGTTCACTTCTCTTGCCATTCTCTCAAAAATGCTGACTAATTCCTTATTTTTTTCTGAAATTGCAATAACCATATGTCTTGGTCTTAAAACTTTCTCAGCCACTTTAATTCCACGGCAAATTTCTTTTGCATAATTTTTCATAAGCAAATAGTCCGCCGTCAAATAAGGTTCACTTTCCATTCCATTAATAATAAATGTATCAATTTTTTCAAGTTTTATATTATATTTAGCCGCCACTGGAAATCCTGCTCCACCAAGACCCACAATCCCAGCTTCTTCAATAATTTTCAAAATTTCTTCACTTGTTGTCATCCGAAGTTCTCTTACATCTCTTTTTACAAGTTTCACCTGTTCTTCCTTAAAATTATTTTTAATAATTATTGTTCTAACTTTACTTCCATCAGGCAAAAAATTTTTCATAATTCTAATAACTTTTCCTGAAACAGGCGAATGGATATTTGCCGAAATATTTCCATAACCTTGCGCTATTTTCTCATATTTTCTAACTTCTTGACCAACTCTCACAATCTCAAAAGCTCTCTCCCCCTTATGTTGCAAAAGCGGAACAAAAAATATCTCACTTTCTGAAATTTTTTTTAAGCTCATATTTTTAGTAACAATTTTCATATCTTCAATTTGATTATCTTTTGTTTTATCTTTTTTTAAAAAATTTTTTTCTTTAAACTCCATTTTTTCTATTTTATCCTTTTATCCTTTTATTCTTTTATTTATACTCTTATTCTCTTAATTTCTTTATCTTCTTAATTATTTTATTTTTTTATTTTTTCATTAAATTTACATAAATTTTTAGAATTATACTTTGCTTTTGTTTATTATATCATAACTATTTATTATATTATATATTTTTTTAATATTTTATTATGAAAAGTTATTAAGAAACGAAAATCTTTTATATAATTGTATTTACAAAAAAATAAAACTCAGATAATTTACTTAATTAAATTTATCTGAGCTTTTTTATTATTTATTTTGTAGCGGCTGTACTGGCTGTATTTCTACATATCCCTCCAACTGTTTAAATTTATTTGTTTTTACAAATTTTTCTTGCATTTTTTTATAATCTTCATCTGTCAATTTTTTAGCTTTTTCTCCATCTGAATACGAGCTTTTCATAAATATTGCCACTTCAACAATCCCAAAAGCCTCTTTATCAGCGTCATAATTATCTTTCAATGCCTTTTTAGAAACTTTAGCATTTTCAATATCATTTATATAATCGTCTACAAGCTGAATTTTATCTCCACTTTCAAGATATTTCTCAGATTTTTTTATAAAATTTTCCAAAACTTTTGCATATTCCTGACTATTCAATTCTTTTGAGTTACTTTTTAAACTTTTCAATGTAGTCAAAGTTTTTTTAACATTTTTAATTTTTTCATTTTTTACTTTTGCATTTCCAATATAGCTTACGCTCATCACAAGTAAAATTACTACAAATATTTTTTTCATTTTTTCTCCTTTTATATTTATTCAAGTTCCAAATATTTTTTTATTATATACTTCAACTATTATTAAGGTCGTTGAATAGGCTTTTAATTTAATTATATTTAACATATTATCCATAATTCTAAAATTTTTTTATTATTTTATTATTTATTATTTCATTACTTCACTAATTTTTTATATTGTTTTTATTTTTCAAAAAAATATAAAATTTTTTGTAAAAAGTAGTTGCAATTTTTTTCTTTTTGTGATATAATAATTGAGTAGTAAATAATGTGATGGTCGCATAGCTCAGTTGGGAGAGCACCTGCCTTACAAGCAGGGGGTCATTGGTTCGAGCCCAATTGTGACCACCATTTTTTTTGGAGGTGTAGCTCAGTTGGTTAGAGTGCTTGCCTGTCACGCAAGATGTCGCGAGTTCGAGTCTCGTCACTTCCGCCATTTATGCCCAGATAGCTCAGTCGGTAGAGCAAGGGACTGAAAATCCCTGTGTCCGTGGTTCGATTCCGCGTCTGGGCACCATTACTTAATTGATAATACCAGTTATCAATTTTTTTTATTTTAAAATTTTTTTCTTATAAAAAATGTATCTTTTGGATTTTTTCCATCAGATACATTTTTATTTTGGATTGAATCAAAGAAATAAGATAAAATTTTTTTATGTTTTATCCCCTGGATCATTCATTAAAAATATAACGATTATAATCCAAATGATTATGCTTATGTCCAAGATTTTACCTTTTTTTATCAGAATAAAATAAAATGAAATTTTATTTATTTTCCAATTTTCTTTCCAATTTTTTTACTTTTTTCACAAGTTCAGGAACTCTTCCCATAGACATTTTTATTCGCAAATCATCTATATGCTCTCTTAATGGAAATCCTGACATTTGCTTTCCATCAGGTACATTATTTGTTACACCTGATTTTGCAGCAATTACAACATTGTTTCCTATTTTTAAATGTCCTGCTACTCCAACTTGACCTGCAAGAGTTGTATTATCTCCGACTTCCACACTTCCTGAAATTCCCACTTGCGCTATTATAAAACAGTTTGAACCTATTATGTCATTGTGAGCAATATGAACTAAATTGTCAATTTTAGTTCCTTTTTTTATTATCGTATCACCAATTGCTCCTCTATCAACACAAGTATTTGCTCCTATTTCTACTTCATCTTCCAAAATTACATTTCCAATTTGCTCTATTTTTACATTGTTCCCTTTTACTTTTATATATCCAAATCCATCTGAACCAATTACCGCTCCTGGCTGAAAAATACATCTTTTTCCAATTTTACAAAATTCTCTTATTGTAACATTTGGATATACAATTGTTCCATCGCCAATTTCTGTACCTTCAAATATTGAAACATTTGGATAAATAACAACATTTTTCCCTATTTTTACATTGTGACCGATATATGTATTAATTTTTGAAACATTTGCTGTCTCGTCTATCACTGCCGAATCTTCTATTGGCTTTTCAAAAGGTTTTACTTTTGGTTTAAAATGATTTAACAAAATCGGCATTATTTCTCTAGGATTTTCATCCACTACAATAAATGTTTTATCTTTTGGCAAATTTGGAATTTTGGGAACTATTAAAGCTCCAGCATTACATTTGTCAATATTTTTTAACATTTTTTCATCAGCTGCAAAAGTTAATTCTTTTTCACTTGCAGCAAAAAAAGGCGCTAATCTTGTAAAACTTATTTCGCTATTTCCTACAATTTCTCCATTTATTAAACTTGCTATTTCTTTTATACCATACATTTTTTCCACCTCTTTTTATTTTCAAAAAATTAACAGGGAATTTTTAAATCCCCTGTCTTATAAAACAACTTTGTACTTACAATTTTTAACTGCAAATTATATTCTAGAATGATTGTCCAAAACTGAAATAAAATTTACCGCTATCTTTTTTCTTACCAGGTGTTTCAGGATCCATTGGCCAACCATAGTCAAATCTTAACGGTCCAACTGGCGTATTTAATCTAAGTCCAATTCCATAACCTTTTTTAAGATCTTTGAATTTATGTGCATTTTTTCTGTCAGGTGAATAAGTTCTTCTTCCAGTTGCTGGATTTATTTTTTGTTTTTGCCAAGCATTTCCTATATCAAAAAAAGCAACTAATTGTATTGTATCATTGATTTTTGTTCTATTTTCAATACTTGCATAAAATTGATCATATCCATCAAACGCTCCATATTCATATCCACGAAGTGTTTCAGCTCCTCCGACACTAAATCTCATCGCATCAGGAGTTCCACTTCCTGTTGACCCCCAAACTGCTCTATATGCCATCACATTTTTCTTACCAAATAATGGATGGAACGCTCTTAAATCAGCTTCAAATCTATCATATTTTCTAGGATCTTTCAAAAGATCTCCTCTTTCATAAGTCAAATCAGCATAAAGTCCTTTTGTTGGATCACTTATATTATCTCTTGTGTCATAAATTAATTCTGGAGTTACCGCTATTAAATTATATTTATCTTTAACATCTCCTCCTGAATAAATTTCTTTTTTATGATCGTATCTTGCTGAAATTCTTGCGTAAATATCCTTACTTAATCCTTTACCAAGTGTCCATCTTGTTCCTATTGTTTTTACTTTTTCAAGTTCATCCCAGTCAGCGTCATCATCAACAGATTGTGTCCAGTAAACAGAACCTCCTGCTTGAACTCTTTCAGTTCCTCTTACCCAAGGATCAAACCAGTCCAATGAAAATGTTTTATTTCCTCTATTTGAAGCTTCCACATTAATTGAAGCCTGTTGATC
This genomic stretch from Leptotrichia sp. oral taxon 218 harbors:
- the rsxC gene encoding electron transport complex subunit RsxC, which codes for MEFKEKNFLKKDKTKDNQIEDMKIVTKNMSLKKISESEIFFVPLLQHKGERAFEIVRVGQEVRKYEKIAQGYGNISANIHSPVSGKVIRIMKNFLPDGSKVRTIIIKNNFKEEQVKLVKRDVRELRMTTSEEILKIIEEAGIVGLGGAGFPVAAKYNIKLEKIDTFIINGMESEPYLTADYLLMKNYAKEICRGIKVAEKVLRPRHMVIAISEKNKELVSIFERMAREVNIDLQIKILSADYPQGSEILLIDKITGKKIQKGELTIEKGVIVSNVGTIKAIYDAFFEGKPLIERIVTVSGEEVQNAGNYKIRIGTPLVHIIESLNITKTDKIIFGGPMMGNKVKEPSTPIIKGTSGVIFLNEEKIESKNCISCGRCVEVCPMNLIPFEFSEYYEKGRYVKMLNANIFNCIECGACEYVCPARVPLIESIKNGKEILIELINLEVES
- the lpxD gene encoding UDP-3-O-(3-hydroxymyristoyl)glucosamine N-acyltransferase yields the protein MYGIKEIASLINGEIVGNSEISFTRLAPFFAASEKELTFAADEKMLKNIDKCNAGALIVPKIPNLPKDKTFIVVDENPREIMPILLNHFKPKVKPFEKPIEDSAVIDETANVSKINTYIGHNVKIGKNVVIYPNVSIFEGTEIGDGTIVYPNVTIREFCKIGKRCIFQPGAVIGSDGFGYIKVKGNNVKIEQIGNVILEDEVEIGANTCVDRGAIGDTIIKKGTKIDNLVHIAHNDIIGSNCFIIAQVGISGSVEVGDNTTLAGQVGVAGHLKIGNNVVIAAKSGVTNNVPDGKQMSGFPLREHIDDLRIKMSMGRVPELVKKVKKLERKLENK